The following are encoded together in the Plasmodium brasilianum strain Bolivian I chromosome 10, whole genome shotgun sequence genome:
- a CDS encoding hypothetical protein (Plasmodium exported protein), producing the protein MKIFILLRTAFFFDKYLDYKNCADSISVSRNYRLFSEHKNKKKNLKTKKEKSEKADNNKGNDNAKLINNENSKTKDKESDKKKIDARTNHFALIDNFLENRVNAAITSLHKFKTCSDPTLKSDLKVEVLRNYMIIFGGPIAFMVVTIIDGVIECVSGKFLGISLVSGILCILKVLYVFIKFKKCSKQLEEQRKVIMENPKMWEEEEKRQKEEEEKRRKLKELICQKKRERQIWKEEMKKRKKKEKEKQKWLKEMKKKIKKKDWKKFLVPSYLLYTILSKKIFYM; encoded by the exons atgaaaattttcattttacttaGAACTGCA TTTTTCTTTGATAAATATTTGGATTATAAGAATTGTGCAGATAGTATATCAGTCTCAAGAAATTATAGATTATTTTCAGAacataagaataaaaaaaaaaatttaaaaactaaaaaagagaaatcaGAAAAAgcagataataataaaggaaaTGATAATGCTAAATtgataaataatgaaaattcaaAAACAAAAGACAAAGAAtcagacaaaaaaaaaatagatgcACGAACTAATCATTTTGCATTAATAGataattttttggaaaatcGTGTAAATGCAGCAATAACTAGTctacataaatttaaaacatgTTCTGATCCTACTTTAAAATCGGATTTAAAAGTTGAAGTATTAAGGAATTACATGATAATATTTGGTGGTCCAATAGCATTTATGGTGGTAACAATTATAGATGGTGTTATTGAATGCGTTTCTGGTAAATTTCTTGGAATTTCATTGGTGTCTGGTATATTATGCATTTTAAAGGTTCTCTATGTGTTCATAAAGTTCAAAAAATGTTCAAAACAGTTAGAAGAACAAAGAAAGGTAATCATGGAAAATCCTAAAATGTGGGAAGAGGAGGAAAAAAGGCAGAAGGAGGAGGAGGAAAAAAGGCGGAAATTGAAGGAGTTGATATGTCAGAAGAAGAGAGAGAGACAAATATGGAAAGAagagatgaaaaaaagaaagaagaaggAGAAGGAGAAGCAGAAATGGCTGAAagagatgaaaaaaaaaattaagaagaaggattggaaaaaatttttagtgcctagttatttattatatacaattctctccaaaaaaatattttacatgtaA